One part of the Mariniblastus fucicola genome encodes these proteins:
- the glnA gene encoding type I glutamate--ammonia ligase: protein MTPKEVLAYCRENNVGAVDLRFTDFLGQWAHTTVPVSMFGEAVFEKGIGFDGSSVQGWQRIDESDMLLLPQPDTCFLDPFTELPTLNIICNVVDPITFEDYSRDPRFIARKAVNYLKGSGVADRAWFGPEAEFFIFDNIQFDQTRNAAWYHIDSDEGPWNRGTDLGPNSGYRPRYQRGYLASAPVDKLMDVRNEMMQTMIDCGLTVECQHHEVGSAGQSEIDLRYDELVRAADNIMTYKYIVKNVAARHGKSATFMPKPLLDEAGSGMHTNLSLWKEDEPIFAGDAYAGLSQTAMYAIGGILKHAAALLAFTNPTTNSYKRLIPGFEAPINLAYSQRNRSAACRIPVYSTDPATKRVEFRCPDAGGNPYLSFSAILMAALDGIENKVDPGQPLDKDIYDLPPEELKDVPRTPGSLAEALAALEFDHEFLLRGDVFTRDVVQHWIAHKRDQEVESMRRRPHPFEFCLYYDI, encoded by the coding sequence TTGACACCCAAAGAAGTACTTGCTTACTGCCGTGAGAACAATGTTGGCGCCGTCGATTTGCGATTCACGGACTTCCTCGGCCAGTGGGCTCACACGACCGTGCCGGTGTCCATGTTTGGCGAAGCGGTTTTCGAAAAAGGCATCGGCTTCGACGGTTCAAGCGTTCAAGGATGGCAACGTATCGACGAAAGCGACATGCTGTTGCTGCCTCAGCCTGACACTTGCTTTCTGGATCCATTCACCGAACTGCCAACGCTGAACATCATCTGCAACGTCGTCGACCCGATCACGTTTGAAGACTACAGCCGCGATCCAAGATTCATCGCTCGCAAAGCCGTCAACTATTTGAAAGGCTCCGGCGTTGCCGACCGCGCGTGGTTCGGACCGGAAGCTGAGTTTTTCATTTTCGACAACATCCAGTTCGACCAGACCCGCAATGCTGCGTGGTACCACATCGACAGCGACGAAGGCCCCTGGAATCGTGGCACCGATCTTGGCCCGAACTCTGGTTACCGTCCGCGGTATCAGCGAGGATACCTTGCCAGTGCACCGGTCGACAAACTGATGGACGTCCGCAACGAAATGATGCAGACGATGATCGACTGCGGTTTGACGGTCGAGTGCCAGCACCATGAAGTTGGCTCTGCTGGCCAATCGGAAATCGACTTGAGGTATGACGAGCTTGTTCGCGCCGCGGACAACATCATGACTTATAAGTACATCGTGAAAAACGTTGCCGCGCGACATGGAAAGTCGGCCACGTTCATGCCCAAACCGCTGCTCGACGAGGCAGGTTCCGGCATGCACACAAATCTATCGCTATGGAAAGAAGACGAACCCATTTTCGCCGGTGACGCGTACGCCGGGCTGAGCCAAACGGCGATGTATGCGATCGGTGGGATTCTGAAACATGCTGCTGCACTGCTGGCATTCACCAATCCAACCACCAACAGCTACAAGCGATTGATTCCAGGATTTGAAGCACCGATCAACCTGGCTTACTCGCAGCGAAACCGTTCGGCGGCGTGCCGCATTCCGGTTTACAGCACCGATCCGGCGACGAAACGCGTCGAGTTCCGCTGTCCCGATGCGGGTGGCAATCCATACCTTTCGTTTTCCGCAATTCTGATGGCGGCTTTGGATGGAATCGAAAACAAAGTCGATCCGGGCCAACCGCTGGACAAAGATATTTACGATTTGCCGCCGGAGGAACTGAAAGATGTTCCGCGAACTCCAGGGTCGCTCGCCGAAGCGCTCGCGGCTCTCGAATTCGATCACGAGTTTTTGCTTCGCGGCGACGTGTTTACGCGCGACGTCGTGCAGCACTGGATTGCGCACAAGCGTGACCAGGAAGTAGAATCCATGCGCCGTCGACCACATCCATTTGAATTTTGTCTTTACTACGACATCTAG